AAGAGATGAAACAACAAAACTAGtagaaaatacaacaataattaaCTGCAAGTAGCAGATATACAAGGGTTACTGTAGTTTCAGGTATGATATTCTACCTCAGATCATTCAATTATTTCGCTTGAAAATTGTTATGTGGCTAAAGGGCCTACTAGGTTCATGTTACTGCTACTTTGTTTTGTCTTGCAAAATGCAATAACTTGAACATTGCAGTAGCTTCCcttttaataatagaaataaattggTTTTGATCATGATCATTCAACTCTAATGTATGTTTAAAGTTATAATTCTCGTTAAACTCGTTTTCTTGTTTGTTATGAGTATGGCAGTCTCAAAAAGTTTGAGCTGTTGAGATAATATAGAAGATTGGCATGTTATCTGCATATTCTTCTGGTAATTGCTCCACATTCTTAATGATTTTTGTTGGTAGAACATCTCTCATGGTCTTGGTTTGTTAGGAAAAGGGGCAGCAACCATGACTTTCATTCAACCATTTGTATGTGCATGCATTCTTGTATACATATGGATCATATGGTTTTGAGATCTCTTACtgtatttttgttaattgtggTACAGATATTCTATTCATATGCACAGCATCGCCCAGGCATCATAGACGAAATAGCTCAGCTACTCTGGAAGTTACCATTCTCAAAGCGAGCACTAAGAGCCTATCACCTTCCTGATGAAGAACAAAGGCAGATTCAGATGATCACTGCTTTGCTGATTCAGTTGGTTCAGAGCAGTGCATACCTTCCTGATGCTTTGAGGCAAGCATCGAGTGGTAATTCCATCGTAGAaaatccacacacacacacacacacatatataaattCCAAAACGGATTAGTTTTGAACAGAAGATAGCCTCCCTCCAACTCTTAAACCCACTGGACCATTTGGaatatttttaaacttcatgaaaaaatatatgtaactTAATATAAGGTCTgagtgcaaaaagaaaaaaaaaagattaaaaaacactaCTTGTTGCTACACTAATAGCATCAAGAAGCTTATCCCTTCAACCTGCTTGCTGGACTGGAACTAAAAAACGACTTCTCTTGCACTTCTGAATTGACCTGACAGCGCCGTTTAGGGTTCAGGTAGTGGCCGCATTCGATAAATTTTGCATACAACAAGGTTTGTAATCTATAATATAAACATAAACAACACAAATCACTAATATTAGACAAAgtgtaatttataaataattgaaaaaataaataaacaaaaattttcagaTTTAATTAAGTCTCTTCCCGAATGCAAGACATTGCCAAACATGAAGCAAGTGAATTGTCAAATTACCTTCTCTTGAGTGTTATGGTCAGCTTTGTCAACTGGAACAAACTCAGGATTAATTCTAAATTCCTCTACCATCCATTCAGTGTCAGTTCCATTAGGAGGACTTCCTTGATAGAAAAACAGTGTCTTCACATGACCAACAATTTTACCCTCCCATGTGATCGGAGCTGCACCGTCAGGATCGATCTCATAGTAACCACCATCTATTACCGTAATGTCGTCGTCTTTACTCTTGGTGGAAAAGAAAAACCACTCGTTGGCCTGCCCCAATTGAAATAAACCTAGAGATCAATTACAAAAGTTAAATTCTGAACAAGAACTTGATTATAGAGACAGAGAAAAAATGGAGGTGACCATTTTAGCAGTCGTGGCCAGTCTACAATCATTTTTGCCTTCAACATTATGTTGAAGCCTTGTATATATCTACTATCAAACATGTAGGGTGCATAAACACAACAGCAGGGGGGGTTAAAACCAATTAATCATAagacaaacaatttttttaaaaaaaatatggaaaattTACCCAAAGGGAGTTTATCTGGGCTTGATGCGTAAACATCAATGGTAGGAATAAGGTTAGCAGGAAGTTGTTCACCTAGAATTTTCCTCTTCAAATAATATACAACAAGATCATCATCCATGGGGCAAAACTTATAGCCAGCAGCGACAGGCACGCCACTAGACATTTTGAGGTGTACAAAAGCGTATAGAGAGAGGAACAATGATTgtattgtaattgtaataagAATTAAGAGACTAGCTAGTTAATAGATGACAGTATGATTTGTGGATGGTGGGGGttgtagcatatatatatatatagagagagagagagactggaAGCTGAATCAAGTCCAATTTCTAGAACTTGATCCTGAGGCTGCATTCCAGAAAGATGTTTTCCATTTCTTTAAGACTGCACTGTTAACATGGATTCTACGTGGAAAAGGGGAAATAAAAAGAGCATCGTTTTGATCTAAAAATCAGCACGGTATTTACATTTTAAAGGGACTAATTGCATGAGTCTCCAAATAGAAAAAGGATGAGCGGCGGAAAACTGAATTTTCCTATCCAGGTTTTTTGACCTAAGGCTAATGTAAGGGCCAGTcccttcttatattttattttttagctttttattaatattgtgtagtggttatttttttagataatttttatttaaaaatatattaaaataatatttttttatgttttaaaatttatttttgatatcagtacgtcaaaacgattcaaaattataaaaaaattaatttgaaacaaaaataaataaataaattttcaaaaatgctttttaaatacaaaaatatacaacTCAAAATCTTTCAAGCTAGCCAATTATAGCTCAATATGTTTTCGGAGGTTGATATACTCAGTAATTCATAACAATATTGATACCGGTGCATCAAATATGTGAGTGATATA
The DNA window shown above is from Populus trichocarpa isolate Nisqually-1 chromosome 4, P.trichocarpa_v4.1, whole genome shotgun sequence and carries:
- the LOC7480602 gene encoding NAC domain-containing protein 76 isoform X2 — encoded protein: MSSGVPVAAGYKFCPMDDDLVVYYLKRKILGLFQLGQANEWFFFSTKSKDDDITVIDGGYYEIDPDGAAPITWEGKIVGHVKTLFFYQGSPPNGTDTEWMVEEFRINPEFVPVDKADHNTQEKITNLVVCKIYRMRPLPEP
- the LOC7480602 gene encoding NAC domain-containing protein 83 isoform X1; translated protein: MSSGVPVAAGYKFCPMDDDLVVYYLKRKILGEQLPANLIPTIDVYASSPDKLPLGLFQLGQANEWFFFSTKSKDDDITVIDGGYYEIDPDGAAPITWEGKIVGHVKTLFFYQGSPPNGTDTEWMVEEFRINPEFVPVDKADHNTQEKITNLVVCKIYRMRPLPEP